From Gimesia panareensis, the proteins below share one genomic window:
- a CDS encoding tetratricopeptide repeat protein, translated as MMRWPKDFDATDASDFDLGFPPNLAYVTVGMDVYGGGDEVGLYWPIGKEKRQPIVVRTFHDTFELGPFFSTYQKYLRWQSQDEENYDLPMGPDAKIDPVSPEALYNQGNELLKAKDVTGALAAWQQALDRLPEFTLVSSLLAKQHRRLKNLDQARVFALQSLISPPTFGRFDASLLKWLGRETEPPTAYAENPIWKNRRKLQWAFRKGKNDYGIIQDAIDGFFETKQPVLGVTLMQTYLEFMYWETDSAKKRWKFDQDEWMQRQDDLCVKYLKSSRRAIEKK; from the coding sequence ATGATGCGTTGGCCGAAAGATTTTGATGCTACAGATGCATCTGACTTTGATCTGGGTTTTCCTCCTAATCTGGCTTATGTGACCGTTGGCATGGATGTCTACGGAGGGGGAGATGAGGTCGGTCTTTACTGGCCCATCGGAAAAGAAAAACGTCAGCCGATTGTGGTTCGCACCTTTCATGATACTTTCGAACTGGGGCCTTTCTTCTCGACCTATCAGAAATACCTGCGCTGGCAGAGTCAAGACGAGGAAAACTATGATCTGCCCATGGGGCCCGATGCGAAGATTGATCCAGTTTCCCCCGAGGCGCTCTATAATCAGGGGAATGAACTATTAAAGGCTAAAGACGTCACCGGAGCGCTGGCCGCCTGGCAGCAGGCACTGGATCGATTGCCTGAGTTCACGCTGGTTTCATCTCTGCTGGCAAAACAGCATCGCCGACTTAAGAATCTGGACCAGGCCAGGGTATTCGCTTTGCAATCGCTGATCTCTCCCCCCACATTTGGTCGTTTCGATGCTTCCCTGCTCAAGTGGCTGGGGAGAGAAACTGAGCCGCCGACAGCATATGCAGAGAATCCCATCTGGAAGAACCGTCGAAAATTACAATGGGCATTTCGAAAGGGGAAGAATGATTATGGAATTATCCAGGATGCTATCGACGGTTTCTTTGAGACCAAACAGCCTGTGCTGGGAGTGACACTGATGCAGACGTATCTCGAGTTCATGTACTGGGAAACGGACTCAGCAAAAAAACGTTGGAAATTCGATCAGGATGAATGGATGCAACGACAGGACGACCTGTGCGTGAAATATCTTAAGTCGTCGCGCAGGGCGATTGAGAAAAAGTAG
- a CDS encoding DUF2089 family protein: MAAPSRLVSGSTQRPEHPLLSLDQENLEFVLQLVLASGSLKQLARYYGISYPTVRARLDKLIVRLELLVENRERDEMANLLANLVEAGQLTGAAAQSILELHRSTH, translated from the coding sequence ATGGCTGCCCCATCGCGGCTGGTTTCCGGTTCCACTCAACGACCTGAGCATCCCCTGCTGTCGCTGGATCAGGAGAATCTGGAGTTTGTGCTGCAGCTGGTGCTGGCGTCCGGTTCTCTGAAACAACTGGCCCGCTATTACGGCATCAGTTACCCGACTGTGCGGGCACGGCTGGATAAACTGATCGTGCGGCTGGAACTGCTGGTCGAAAACCGTGAGCGGGATGAAATGGCGAATCTGCTGGCCAATCTTGTGGAAGCCGGGCAGCTCACCGGTGCCGCGGCGCAGAGCATTCTCGAGTTACATCGATCCACCCACTAG